The Capsicum annuum cultivar UCD-10X-F1 chromosome 1, UCD10Xv1.1, whole genome shotgun sequence sequence tataataattatacaatttatatatatattatatatactatttatatatattttatacatatacatattttatagaacgacaattatatgatttttatacacattctatatataaatattttaaattcattttatcAAGTTTTACATTGTTTAGTGAGATTTATTTAGTCAAGTGCCCTATATATAAAGCAACAACTCAAAGTTATGTAAAAAATCACATAGCACATAAACTCACTTCACTCATCACGCGTTTCACGCACTCACACaacaaataagaggaaaaaaagtaggaaaaaatagCGAGGATAGGGGAGCaatttatttgagattattaaaaaaaaaaagagaaactattagaagattaaaaataagagaatttttttttagagttgATGGAACTGGAGTTAATTCCTTAAAATGTCATTGAACTTGTGTAAACATCCCATTAAAgtaacttttgtttcttttaggacaATGTTGTCACTGAACTATGCACTTTTTTCCATTATAaggtaaaattaagaaattcttaaGGATATGTTTGGAGAACCACGAGGAAAGTGAAATTAGATGTAATTACATAGTCCAATTCTCAATTAGGAATAGAGAATTAGGTGCAATTACGTGATGTAATTACAAAgttacattttatttctttttttctaaataaaattctttttttaaataaaatttaatatttttttcttttaaatttcttttttatttctattatttttatttatttatttttttactttttttttttcattttacattatttatctttcatcttttctcttctcattttccaactttacttcttatgattcaatataattactcatattatttttgtatttttttagcgcattattgaatttttataatttttattctagtgtttgaattaaagtagtattttattattgaatgagATTATAAACTTATGTGTTTTTCGTTCTTCTGAATTATATTTACTCGTCGGAATTTTATACAAGAGTATTATGTTTTTCtcttggattttgaatttatgtttcggtttatttgttttagtattatagacatgctatttcatattgcatgtcaCTGCAACTTGTCTAATAacaaataatttcaatttttcaatggCTTTCCAAATATGTCCTtaactattttttagtttcaccttattttgaaaaaatgtaCATAGTTTAATAAcaatattttccttaaagaaattaacaaaagttactttagtaggaTGTTTGCACAAGTTCAATGGCAATTTGAAAAATTAACTCGACAATTTGAAGTGACATGCAATATAAAATAACAAGTTTATagtactaaaacaaataaattgaaacataaaacaaaacacaaattgaaaattcaagaaaaaacacAATACtcttatatataaaatttcaacgagtaaataattcaaaagaaaggaaaaacacATAAGTCATCTCATTcaataatgaaatactactttaattcaaacactagaataaaaatgtaataatacgctaaatgaagaaaaaaatatgagtaattatattgaatcataagaagtaaaggttggaaaatgagaagaaaagagatgaaagataaataatgtaaaatcaaaaaaataaaaatgaaaaagaaattaaaataataaaaatgaaaaattaaattaaaagaaaaagaaattaaaattaaaaaaagaaataaaatgtaacTTTGTAATTACATCACGTAATTGCACCTAATTCTCTATTCCTAATTGAGAATTGGACTATGTAATTACATCTAATTTCACTTTCCTTGTGGTTCTCCAAACATATCCTTAACAaatatttcttagttttaccttATAATGGAAGGAAGTGCATAGTTCAGTAACAATATTGTcttacaaaaaacaaaaattactttAGTGGGATATTTACATAAGTTCAATAACATTTTGAGGAATTAACTATGGAACTCAAGAAAACTAAAGTTGATAAAGTGaagaagaattttattttaaaaataaataaaccaatacTGATTGTAACTTTTACGCTATATGGAAACCTCAATATAAATTATACTTGGTGACAAGTGATAAATTTTGCAAAACCAAAATCAGCTCTCCGAAAACGATAATTCAGACACTAAATTTTACACAAACCAAAACGGTCCAAGGGTTGTGAGAGTGAGACAACCAATTCTTGTGAATGGACATTGTgagaaatatttaataattagGTCActtataagataattataatttaattataagtaCTATTAGGATAAATACGTAATTGTTAACTCATTGAAACTacactatataataataataataataataataataataataccaataTAATTTAGTAGTGGGGAGAGGTAATTAAATAAGACAGATGCATATTCAGGttattgaggacatgattttAGATGGGAGATGTGGAGGACACACATTAGATTAGAAGATTAGACGGGTGGGAGTGTTGTCATGCACTAGTCGTAGTACGGTACTATAGGGTTTAACTGTAGTAGTCTGTCATTGTTGTCGTTTATTATGTTTGATTATCACACTATTTTGTGGCTGAGCATTTTTTTATGGTAGATTCTGCACTATCCCGTATTGTCATATTATCTTTAATGTATTCACTTTTTTCGTTCCTGGATTTGCTATACTTGAGCCTAGGGTcttttggaaacaacctctctacctctccAAAGTAGTGGTAAGGCCTGCctacactttaccctctccagacctcacttgtggaattttactgaatatgttgttgttgttgttgttgtaatatgaatttaggtgtttgaccatgaaaattaaaaaaaaaaaaaagtttcactttatttgaaatttcaaagttgaagttggagttgttcTGTTTGACCATAGTTTTTGCAATTAATCTTTAGAAtccaaatgtatttttttaaaaaaaatatataaaatattatttgaacgtGAAATGTAGTTTAAAttgggttatttttttaaaataaaaaatttaggattttttttagaaaattaaaaagtgaaaaaagtaaaatcaaataaaataatttccgTATCTCAAATatacaattataattttttagtatttttatggcCAATCCAAAATAAAGTGGATAAATATttcgaaataaaataaataatatttatgacCAAAGGGTTCATAGACTTAAAAtgattacacaaaaaaaaaaaaaaagaaataggaaaatCTTGGATAGCATATggtcattttttcaaaataaaagaatgagctagtaaaataaaaaaaagtgaccGTTAGAAAAGTCCGTCCCCTCCTGATGAATTCATTATCCCTTTtatcattttcttgattttcaaattcaaaactgaccgttgcaatttttttttctttttctaatacCCCAAACTCCAAACACCATTTCACAAATCACTCTGTCTATCTCCTCCAAATTTCGAAAGAGTATAATCTGAATTCAAATGGCACTCAGATCTCTCGACAACGCTCTCCCAATTGCAATAGAAAGACCCAAAAAGCAAGCAAAAGTAGTAAGCCAGAATCAGAAACAGCCTGATTGTGTCGTCGTCAATGACGAAAACAAGGCCCCTTTGCCCTCCACAGAGGCCGCTATTGATTACATTCTATCTGAAAATCTCGAAGCAATTCATGACCCAGATAGCCAAATCCAAGTATGTCTCATTTTTTTCTGTTCATTTCTTCAGACAGTGCTTCCCGattaatttcttcaatttttcttgaaattatagTTTTTTATATAACCTCtttgatggattttgaaaatttcaGGGACTTGTTGGAGGGTTGGAATCTAAAGATTGGTTGGAAATTTGTCGCTCATTGAATGACACCAGGCGATTTGCGCTGTTTCACTCTGCTCTCTTGCTGCCAATTCTGTAATTGATCTCTTAAATTGTGGATGTCTTTCTTGATTGGGCTATTTTTGGATTGTGTAAAAGTTGTGTTTTTGTTtgatttaattattgaaatttgtgGAATGAGAGATGGGGATTCAGTTTTTGCGGTTTTATAAATGTAGGGACAAAGTTTTACTGGTGATAGTTAAGTCAATGAAAAATCCAAGAAGTGCTCTTTGCAAGACTTCTCTGATGGCTTCAGCCGATATATTCAAAGCCCTTGGTGATGTATTACTCGAATCACCAAATTCTGATGCATTTGACAATGTGGTATGTGTCTTCCCCTAATGGGACTTCTCTGAATTATTATCGAGTTGTTAATGTTCTAGTGCAATGGATAATGTTGGATTATACACGTGTTTTCCAGCTTTTGCAGCTACTGCTGAAAGCTTCTCAAGACAAAAAGTTTGTTTGTGAAGAAGCAGATAAGACACTCAAGGCAATGGTGGAGTCTATGACTACTCCTCTTCCTTTGCTCCATAAGCTTCATGCCTATGTCAAACATTCCAACATGAGAATTAGAGCAAAAGCTGCCATCTCAATATCCCATTGTGTTTCTAAGATGGTCGGTTGTACATTCCCTTGATCTAATTGCTGCACATTTTTCTCTCTATCATGAAAAACTTAACGGGTTGCATTTTTATTCTAGGAAATGGATGGAATGGAGGAGTTTGGATTCGTTTCGTTGGTTCAAATTGCTATAAATTTGCTGAATGATAGGCTTCCTGAGGCAAGAGAAGCAGCTAGAAGTATCGTGGTTTCAGTATACGAGGCATTAACTCAGGATGAAGAGCAGAAACAAGAGACATGGCAAAACTTTTGCCAATCTAATCTTCCAGCTATTCATGCACAAGCTATTGTTAAAATTGTCTCCTCCTAGTAGACCTCATTCATGTTTAGCAGTAAAAGCTCTTGTTTAGTCAATCTTTGGGACTAGCAGTAGGCTGCAAACTTCATCTATGAATTATTATCCTTACATGTAACTTTTCCTACGTGTAACTGTTATTGTTATGTtatgttgataaaaataaaataggctCTCGTTAGCATCTTCTCGAGCTCAAGAAAAGACCACACAGAACTCTATCTCAACATATGTTTCACAATGCTTGCTGCCACCACCCTAAGTATGGAAATCTTTTCTTCAGCTTAGTGTGTAGCCTACCGCTCTGAAAAGGGTACCGATAATTAATGTTAGCAAATTCATTTATCGGCAAAGATTCTCATGCAACAGTGCAAAAGAAATCCACGCACATTTTGCATGAATTCCCAAAATCTCATAAATAGACAGTGCTCATTTCTATGTTGATCCCTCATTCAGGTGGATTCAATCTCTTACCACCCTCATTCTAGTATCTGCTGCAGCAGCCCAAGGATTCAGGCGGGTTGAATCTCTCATCGTATAGATGCCAAGATATATCCCCAAAATTTCTCCAGAGACATTTTTTACCCTCATTCCAGTTCAATCAATGAGCGCAAAGCCATCTCAGCATCAGCTAATGGTTGTCCAGCATAAAGCTtcagtttccccttcttccccaCGATTACCTTCATAGTATGTGATCTAATTGCCTCCCTGAGTTcctgaaaacataaaaaattccATGGTACATGCATAAGTTGAATATTTCAGTTATATATGCAAAGGTTCATAGATGCTGTCATTTTTCAGAGTAACAAATTAACCAACTTGGTGCTAATAGTCCTCGAAAGGTTAGCAGGGCTCGTCATCAAAAAGTTAGTAAGGCCCTCCAAATGTAAGTGTGATAGAATATTGGCATAAGTCATCGACTAACTTTCACTTAGACACCTTAAAATTTGTACCTATTAGACATTTTTTAGACAATCAGTCAAAAATATAGAATGAGTGTAATACACTGGCGATGATGGCAGAAATAACCAATTAAAGAAGAACACGTGGCATATGGATCCCGAGaaattgttaaaaaataattataagttaaaaaaatgtaattaagttttaagcCTAATCTAACCAACCCCCACCACCTCCTTCCATCCGTTGTTGTCACCACCTTCGCCACCAGCCATCTTCAAGCTTGGCATAAAATTTCATAACAATAATCAATGGAAAGCTCATTAAACAAACCCAAGAAAACACCAATCTTAACATAAAAAGGGGACAAATCATTAGCAACCAAGAATTGGATTTTTATTTAATAGTAATCAAGAAAATGAATTGGCTTGGAAAAAAATAGTCTTTGACAAAGCTAAAGGTAAAATATATCATCTTTTTTTCCCTTTACGTTTTCCTCCTCATCCAcgctttaaatttaaatttctttttccacGTGTTGTTTTTTGTTAATTTCAACTCTGTTGTTGAGTAAAAGAGAGGCAGGAAAGGAAGAGGGAGACAGAGATACAAAGAGAAAGTATAAGATTTGAAAGTTATGGTGGTCTCCATTTTTTCGGGAAAAAAAGGTGGCAGACTGTGGAGGCAAATCTATAAAGAACAATATAATGAGGAAGAAGAGCCACcccacccaaaaaaaaattcagcCCAAATATGCCAATTTCACGTGGATTACACTCATTGTGCCATGTCAGCAAAAAGTGTGTAAGTGGTTCAAATTCGGAATGGTATAGGTGTTCAATAGATATACAACTAAGTTGAGGTATCTAGGTGAGTTTTACAAACAACTTTAAGGGTCTGTCGATGACTTAAGCGTATCTTATGCACAACAGGAAATGACAGATATACTCAATACAAGCTTCATATTCTTACTTGAACTGGTAAAGGAACAATTTCAGCATTGAAATCTCCTAAATCTTCAAAGAAAGACTGTAAGAGATAACAAAAATTGGTGGCATCACCACGATCTTCAAAGGCGACTGTATGAGATGAGCTACCATTCACTTGAGAGCTACTTTTTAAGGCAAATAATCCTTCTGGTCCTTCATCATCATGACCTCTCCGCATGCGTATAGCCTGCATATAATAATGCACTTAGTGACAGATGAATGAAGCAAGGGCCTCAGCAAACATATCCATGAAGTACGAACAAATACAATTATAGAGGAGAGCAACAACCAAAGAGACGTACAGTAATACAATTTGCAAGGAAGACACAAATGGCTGGATAAGCACTTCTAGCACAATGCAATATAAAATCTGACAAATATTTCTCACATGATAAGACGATTCCgtttataaaaataatgacaaggCAATGATCCCTAGTTCAAGTAAGCTGCAATAACATTAGTCTTGGTTTCAGTTCAACATATTAGCTTCCTCCTCAGACTCGTAATCTTTTGTATATAAGCAGAGCTTCAACCGTTATCAGAAAGTAAAACAGCCACAAAAGAAAACATATACGGTAGGAACACAAGCTGCTGAAAACAAACAAGAAGTGGGCATAGATCCCTTATACATACAAGAACATAAGGAAGACTGAACCACCAAAAGTCAGTATCATTTCCTGGTTTCGTACCCTCCTTTAGATTcactactttttggtccttaaccTCCTTTTTATTTGAAGATCCATTTCTATTTGAATTCTTTCGTCTGTTCATTGTTGTAGTATCCTTCATGCGACGTGATTCTCCTGAGTCCATAACTTCAACCAAAGTATTTCCAGTATTTGAAATTGTTGCAGTCTCCTGAATGTTTGATTCTTTCGTGTCCACAGCTTCAAACAAACTGTTCCCATTATTTCTATCTACCGAAATATCTGCAGGTTAAAACCAAACAGTGCTACATTAAAATGCATGTCTTGTTGATTACAGGACCTAGTGTAACAATAGACCAAGTACTGGTTTCCCAATTGCTCACATTTTTTTCCAACAGGTATTCAGTAGGTGCAAGATATAAAGGCTTAACAAAGTATAAACTACAATTCAGAAGGTAAACAATAGAAAACAAACCTTAGGCAGCAATATACCGTGTGATCATATAAAAACGGGTTCTTTGCATTCTCACCCCTAACTTGTGCACAAAGTTTTAGTTGGCACCCTGTCCTTTCATTTTGTCATTTACCCCCTACCTTATGCGTATCTTTGCAAAACTTTAGTGTAGTtcatatcaacaacaacaacatacccagtgtatttccacaaagtggggtctagggagggtaaatgtacgcagtccataccattacctcagatgaaatagagaagctgtttccgatagaccccgggcTCAGGAtatataacagtataacaaacaaaaataaaaagcacACAACTAGATTGGATAACACAATGCTagataataatagaaataaaacacTCACAAGGtactactataaactatctatccaaaatcatagacatcatcgaaacaccatgaacaagaaactccagGCTCAGATACAAAGAAAGCAATTTTTCCTACTAAAACGTCTGAACTCCTATCCACTAACTCTCTACCCTAATCCGTGTCCTCCACACCGTCCTAGCAAGgatcatgtcctccgtaagctgtaactgctccatagcatgcctaatcacctccctccaatactttttcggcctacctctacccagCCTAAAAACCATCCATAGTCAGCTTCTCACACCTCTGTACTGGAGCATCTATGCACCTtttcatcacatgcccaaaccatagCAACCTCACTtcctgcatcttgtcctccaccgaagccactactactttctcccgaataatctcatttctaaccttaTCTTTCCTAATAAGcacacacatccatcgcaacattctcatttttgccaccttcaacttttgaatgtgagagttcttaactggccaacactctactcCATACAACAAAGTCGGTGGaactaccactctatagaacttacctttaagcataggagacaccttcttatcacacaagactcccaaagcgagcctccatttcaatcaccctgcaccaatacggtgtgtgacatcctcgtcaatctctcaTTCCcatgaatcatagacccaagatacttgaaactttcCCTCTTCTGAATGACCTGAGAATATAGCTTCACACAGATCACTTAACTTACgttccaagtactccgtcttggtcctactaaacctaaatcctttagactcaagagtctgtctccaaacctccaaatTATCATTAACTCCTCGTCGAGTCTCGTCAATTAGTACaacatcatcagcaaataacatacaccaaggtacctccCCTTAAATATGCCGCGTCAAAACATCCgccaccaaggcaaataaaaatgggctaagagtcgatccctggtgcaatcctgtCAAAACAGGAAAGGGCTCTAAATCTCCTCCTACCGTCCTCACATGTGTCTTCGCGCCgtcatacatgtcctgaatcgaccTCGTGTACGCCACAGACACCGCTCAGGCCTctaagcacctccacagaatctctatggggactttgtcatatgtCTTCTCAAAATCAATGAACACCATATGCAAGTCATTTTCTCTCcctaaactgctccactaatctcctcatgAGGTGAATGACCTCAGTAGTCGAATGACCTAACATGAAACCGAATTGATTCTCGAAAATAGTCACGATCCTCTTtggcctcaactctaccacccttttccaaaccttcatagtatgactcaacaacttgatacccctataattgttgcaactctgaatgtccccctagttcttatataatggaatcatcgtaTTCCATCTCCAAGCTTCAGGCATCTTCGTTGCCCTAAAAACAATGTTAAACAATCTTGTCAGCCACTCCAAACCTGCTCGGCTAGTGTTcttccaaaaatagtgtagtacATATCAGAaaggataaaatatgaattaaaattaataaaataagaggGGCGGGAGAGAGTGCAAGAAGATGGAAGAAAGATATGAAGTGGGGAATCAAGGGAGGAAACACGAGTAAGCGCAGTTAATCTGCATTGCAATAGGATATTGAGTAGTGTAACCATTTATTTGTACCCTAGTCCCTAAGGTTCTAAAGAATCACATTGTGAAAGATGTTTGATCAGTTGACATATCTATGAAACTAGCAGAGAACATACACT is a genomic window containing:
- the LOC107854782 gene encoding TOG array regulator of axonemal microtubules protein 1 → MALRSLDNALPIAIERPKKQAKVVSQNQKQPDCVVVNDENKAPLPSTEAAIDYILSENLEAIHDPDSQIQGLVGGLESKDWLEICRSLNDTRRFALFHSALLLPILDKVLLVIVKSMKNPRSALCKTSLMASADIFKALGDVLLESPNSDAFDNVLLQLLLKASQDKKFVCEEADKTLKAMVESMTTPLPLLHKLHAYVKHSNMRIRAKAAISISHCVSKMEMDGMEEFGFVSLVQIAINLLNDRLPEAREAARSIVVSVYEALTQDEEQKQETWQNFCQSNLPAIHAQAIVKIVSS